From Osmerus eperlanus chromosome 16, fOsmEpe2.1, whole genome shotgun sequence:
TTATGATTGCTCAGAGAATGTGATGCTGTGAGACTGACCTGTGTGAATGTAACCTACACTGTTGGGCATgttatctaaaaaaaaaaacagtttaacTTGTTTGTCCCTTATGTATTATGCAGTAAATCAGACACCTTAAATGGATTGAATGGTGATATAAAACCTTTATTTGATAAGaaaagcaaaaacaaaacaatgatgTGTGTTTATTAATGCTGTCTGTCCCTCATAGCTTTATACTGTTACAGTGACGTATATCCAGACTGGTACCCTGTGTTTCCCTCATATCCTTCTATAATAGTGCAAATGAAGGGGATATGACTTGGGTAATTGTATGCTCCTGAAACATATACAGCTAGCTCTAAAGAGTCatttattttcagctttttattGGGTCCAAGTTAAGAGGACCACTGATTACTAGCATACATGTAACAGAGGTGGGAGGAAGACTGAATGAGACGATACTATAATAGACGAGTGAACTATCATATCATTATCCTCCACATGGGTGCTAAACATTCAGTCAGTTGCATTCTTTTTTTACAGAGTAATGATAATCGTACACCTGTATTACCAAAAAGTGTAATATGATTATATAATCAATTACAATTACTTATATACAATGTAAGTATAAAGAACACCTAATTGACCAATCGGATCATAAATAGTAATCATGAATAGAATAAGAAAGTGTCTCGACCATCTCACTCCAGAATCAAGAGCAACACTCCAGGGTCCCAATAAGAACTAAACTCCATGCAGAAAAGCCTAGAACAATTTACCCATAGTACAGTGAAATCATCAGAAAACAGTATTGCAAAAGGCATTGTAGTTTAGTATCTAGATTATCCCATATAAAAAATATGCTTTACATTAATTGGAAGTGATTTCatttttaataaataaaaaacggcTAATTTGTGTGTTAGCATTAGAAATACTACCTATTAGCAATAATACCTACTCTTCATTCTGAATCAACTTCCAATGCACTTCATATACATTAGATCTACAATAGTGTAAGGTCAAGGCATCTCTTCTATTTACCACAATTGGATTGTTTACTTGAAACAGATACCTTATTGTTTGGCTAGAACACAATGTTATACACACACCATTGCAGATCCTTTTGAGTGCATATCTTACAAACACCAATGACAATTGTCAATTTGCTAGTACataactaataataataataataatatatatatataaataatttaatatatatatatatatatataatatgatCATATCAAATGTAtattaaatgtttttaaaaagtgTGGCATTTGAACACCCTGTTGATGCAGCGTTCCCTGTCTGGTGGTGGTAAAGAGGTCTTTGTTCACTGTGGGACTCATTTGGAGGATGCACCAATGATCTGCAGTAGGAAGAGGAAGATCTGGATAATGTCAACATAGATGGAAAGAGCTGCGAACACATACTCCTCGGGACTGATGGAGTGCTTCCTGTTGCCAATCAGCAGCTGTGTGTGGTATGCCAGGAACTAAGATATGGAGAAACGCAGACATATTAGCCAAAAATCATAAGCATGTTAAATGTTCAGTTCATGACCATACTAGCGGTGTAGTGTACTCACTAGTGTGTAGACTATGGCTCCAATGGAGGCATACACCATATGCAGCCATGGTATCTAGTAGAGATAAAGATACTTTATGAACATTTTAACTCATGGAAAGACAATCTAGAAAATAAACTATGACCCGACAGCAGTTTATTCCAGCACAGTATCAGAAGAAAGGTGTAAGAAGTATACTATTTATTACATGCACTTGCAGGACTCACATATTTGAAGGACAGCACAATGGCTGTGATGATGCCTGTCACCATGACCACAATGCCCAGGATACAGAACAGGCCTCCGCATGAGGTTAAGTCCACCTGAGGCGGGAAACACGATTGTTACCCAAGAATAAGACAAGAATTTGGATTCAGAACCCTtatacacacacttccacacacgtCTTACCTTGGTCTGGAAGCAGAAGACTGTTACTATGATGCACACAATGGCAGTTATGCCCAGAGCCAGAAACACAGCCTTCGTGTCATAATAACTGTAGAGTAAACATACACAAATTAAGTACTTAATGTCATGCACAATTTTAAAGGTAAATTAAGATGTGTTAACCTTGtcatttatgtatgtgtgtgtgtatactggcaAACAGGATCCCTCACCTAGATATTGTCCCTGTCATATAAGACATGGCTAGGGTCTGCAGAGACAGAAAATAAAACCAGTCAAACCAGTAAAGAAATATATTTCATTGATGAAGTGGACATAATAACTTACAAATATAGCCAACAGGATAATGTTCCATGGATATTTCCTCCTGCAGGGAGAGGATATGGTTTAGGGTGGTACTTCACTGCATACAACTTGATTAATATCCTCAAGCACAGGCAAAAACAATGGCAGTCTATATGTGCATAAGGTATCCATTTGTTGTGTATGCTATGTACTCACCGGGGTCCCTTACAGCAGACCAGCACAATGTGAGTGACAAAATACACACCGCTGTGAAGACAGTCCAACAAAAGCTGTCAATTAAACAGTGAAATGAGATAAGCAATATAGCTGGTGAAAAACAATTTTAGTATAGTAGGAAGAGCACTTACAATGATGCCCAGTATAATGCTGGGTTTCTGACCACATACAGGCGTACTGCATCACTGTGAAGGAGACAGACAGTTACAGGCAAATATACAGTGTGtcacacacaaatgtgtgtaTATTCAGAATCACAaaaaaacactcacacaaatgtGAAAACAGCCACAATCCCAAATGTAATGAGCAGTTGTGTTGCCAGGATCAGATACACCTGAAAGAAAGGACAaaagatttgttttgttttttgacaAACAGTTCGATGGGTTGAATTTCTGAAAATCTTTAAGTTATAGGCAACCATCTAATGACATGTGCCCAATTGTTTAAAGTGTCTGTGATACTAACCTTTCTGATAAAGGCATGTCGCACACCCAGACTGTCCCAATTGGCACCACTTGCAGCaaacccctcctctccacctgcgACACCAGAGGATGTAGTTATCTTATTTTTATAGAAGAAATATTAAAACATAAATACATTAATTTAAGGTATTATTAAACAGAACTCAACTAAAACATTCCTATAAGACTTATTAATATTTTAAATTAAATGATACACATCCCTTACCTGAGCTGAGTGCATCTGTAGGCATGGTAGGGGGGATCATGGGTGGTATGGGCATGTGGGTGGGGTACCCTGCTCCGGGAGGCCCAGGCTGATAACCCTGACCTGGGTATGGGGCAGAGGGGTAGCCCCCTGGTTGTCCAGGGTATGGGGGTCCCTGTGGACCTGGGGGATAGGGAGCAGACGGCTGGCCTGGTGGTGGACCACCAAATGCAGGGAAGCCataggctggtggaggggggtagTTTCCACCCTGGGGCCTGTAGAGGGGGTTATGAGACTCATCGTACCCTGGAGGAAAATCCGACTTGGACATGTTGCCTGgttagagaagggagggagagaaagcaatACAGAGTTTTATTAGTTCAGAGAACACTGAGGCCATTCAATGCCGTTTAACAGGTACGCTACAGTTATCACCCTTTTCCAGATTTTTTTAATCGGTATGTCCATTTTAAACTACAACATGAAGATTAAGGTCAACTAATCTTAGATTGGTTCTGGAGAAAAACCACAGCAGCAAAAAGATGACAAAAGAGGCTATGCAAGCCACTTACAGCAGATCAGGTTGAAATTGAGAAAGTTTCCATGTGTTTCTACTTCTCTGTGGTCTACATTTAACCACAATGACAtgaccaaaaactaaatttAAGAGGAAATGTCCACTGTAATACTATTTTGCATAAACAATACGTCAAGTTTATCATTAGGCCTACATTACTTGCTTCTATAGTGGAAGATTGATGAGAGGAACTGTATGTGATCTGTATGTTAACACAAAACCATGTAACTTGGAGTTCAGAGAAGGGTCAAAGATTGTATCACAGAGCTATAATGTTTTTGATATGATGCGGTTCTTCCATTCACAAGTTAGTCTGGATGCATTTAATTTACGTTGCTAGGCCTTGCATGGATATGTATAGACGTAAGCCTCACTAATTAATACAAACTAATAATTTCTTAGAGTGggtctttatattttatttctttaaatttGTATCGTAAATAGTTACTTTGGTCAAATGTGGTGAGTTAGGCTACTACCTTTTGAAGTAATGAATCTGAACAATGCGTGTAACAAGGAAGTCTGAGTAGTTAAAGGAGGGGCAACGACCTGAAGACTCACTGGGTAAGTAAACATTTCCTCACCGGTTTGAATCCAACTTTtctgcatgtcctcccctctttctctccctgctctctccaaatGTCAATAATTTTAAAAGATTACTAAAAGATTTGTAGTGAATGAGTAGGGAATTTTCTGAAACTCCTATCTTTCCCTAGTATAAACAAGGCCTCGTACTCACAGGCCTACACCCAAATTCAGTTTCTCACACACCCTTGGCTTGAATCATTATGCCATGATCTCATGTTATCGCTAAGCAACAGGATCAAACATTTTTGGTGGAAAAAACATGGATAGGAAACAATGTATCACACACTCAAGGCATAAAACTGTAGGCTGTGTGAATGAACCAGTCAGACGGTTCTCACTATACACAATAATTCTCCTAAGTAGGAGTAGagtgtaaatatgtgtgtgtgtgtttgtgagtggcaCAAAGAGTAGGGGCATAGTTACTGCTTCTCTTAATCACCATAATCGTTAATACTATGATCATCAAAATCTAAATATGATCATCTGACAACCTCAACCTTGTCACAACCCACAATTTCGAAACCACACGTTTCTAGAAAAAGAAAACTTAGGTAGGAAACGGGACAGTGTACAAAAGATCCATTCAGGAAGAAAATGTAGGCTAGGTAGGCTACTCTAGCTTGCTATATAGCCTATGCACAAAGCTCTCAAATCTTTCAGAAAAACATTTGAAAAGGAAAATGGGGCTGATGTTTAAAAAGAAACAATTACTCACCACAGAAATATCCAAGAAAAATCGAGCTAGTACGGCTTGAAACGTATTTGTACCAAGTGCAGACTTGATTCAGATGTTCTAAGGGTGACAAAAGTTGGTTTTGTATTAAATCCGAAAGTTCGATAACTCGAACTATTCCTTCTTTTGAGCCGCTCCTGTTCCTTTGAGCAGCAGGCAAACAGATGTCATCTCGCACTGTAGAACATTTCCTGGAACTGTAGGGCTCTTTCAGCCAGTAGGGTGGAGTCCGCTGGAATCCGCCAATGCAATACATTCACAACTTAtaacgtgtttgtttgtgtgagacaaGAAATAGAAGACAAGCAAATAACCAAATAACCAAATATAACGTTAACAATATCACTGCTTATCATTGCATCTTGTTTATTTTGAAGTCAGTGTATTCATAAAAGTTGTATTTGTACTAGGATAGGTTAGGTACAATACTCACTTTCAAACAAACAATTTGAATAATGACAGTTAAATCAGACGTAGTTCtgataaaataaaacataaattgGTAGCATTTAATGTGACAACATTATGCAGTTAATTATGTGTATGATCACAAAAAACTAAttattctctttccctctacccTTTCTCTCAATGATGCTGGGAACAATCAAATGAGAGTCCATTATTCGATGAGCCAGTTGTTCTGCAGTATATCGGCCCACTGGATGGTGAATTAGTTCAGATGAAGGGCAGTACAAGGTTCTTGGTAAGGGTGTACTTTGGTTCAGGCATCTGCTTATAGCGTAAGTACTCTCCCCTGCTGACTTCATTGTTCACACAAGTCAGCACCGTCAGGATATTCTCCCCGCTTCAAGAAAACATAGGTGAACACATtatgcacacaaaaaaaacaaatacgcACCATAAAACCATACTGCACAGGCACTGTGAAATGACCCCCCCTCTTACCTGGGTCCTGCCCTCTCCAGTTGTCTGCAGAGCTCCTGGATGTAGATGGAACCTTCTTTAGTGTTACGGAATGACTTGCACTCATCAACTGTGGCCATGCCAATCAGGAAGTCTGCGTCTGTGGCAATGGACTGGACAGGGCCTGCGTCTGACTCAAACGTCCCCCGACCCTCAGTCTGTTCTGGGGACACGGCTGGCGACATTCCGCGCTGGTAG
This genomic window contains:
- the tmbim1a gene encoding transmembrane BAX inhibitor motif containing 1a yields the protein MSKSDFPPGYDESHNPLYRPQGGNYPPPPAYGFPAFGGPPPGQPSAPYPPGPQGPPYPGQPGGYPSAPYPGQGYQPGPPGAGYPTHMPIPPMIPPTMPTDALSSGGEEGFAASGANWDSLGVRHAFIRKVYLILATQLLITFGIVAVFTFVDAVRLYVVRNPALYWASFGVYFVTHIVLVCCKGPRRKYPWNIILLAIFTLAMSYMTGTISSYYDTKAVFLALGITAIVCIIVTVFCFQTKVDLTSCGGLFCILGIVVMVTGIITAIVLSFKYIPWLHMVYASIGAIVYTLFLAYHTQLLIGNRKHSISPEEYVFAALSIYVDIIQIFLFLLQIIGASSK